Below is a genomic region from Staphylococcus carnosus.
ATAAGGTTTTCTTCGGACCAATCGCATTCACATATTTTCCTGTGATAAAACGACCGATTAAAGAACCTACAATGAATAAACCTGTTACCAAGCCTGCTAAACTGTCTGAGGCATGGAATTCTGTTTTACTGTAGCCAGCAATGACCACGATTAATAAGTACATACAAAGATATACAAAGAAATTGACTAAGAAATTCATATTAAAACTCTTAGTCCAAATGGGTGCGCGATGTGTTTCTGTCTGTTCCACGCAATATGCCTCCTTATAAAATATTTTTTAACTTCTCAAAAGTTTGAACCGCAGCATTTATTTCTTTTTCGTTAAGTGCTGCTTGGTCAATAACACTTTCTTGAAAGGCTGTGATATCATCCATAGCTTCTTGATAGACACGGAAACCTTTATCAGACAGAGAAATTAATTTTTCTCTTTTATCTTCACCTTGTGTAATAATAAGTAATTCTTGCTCAATTAAGACTTTTAAAAGTTTACGTGCAGAAGGCTTTTCAATAGAACGTCGTTTTGAAATCTGAACAAGTGTTGTTTGTTCATGCAAATAAATATCTTTTAAAACTAGGAACTGGGCAGTGTGTAGATCATACTTATCTAAAATAGGTTGAATACGTTTGATATAAGGTCGATAAAGTTCCGTAAAGCTATTAAACAATTGATTAACATCCAAAGGTAATCACTCCTTTAACAAGATAGCAAGGGGTTGGGACAAAAGTGTTTCAACCCCTTATAGAAAACGAAGTAAACAAGATTTGCAGGGAATTGTTTTTTACTTCTTCTATACAAATGGTTAGCTTTGCTAACTAATTTACTTTATCTATTGTAGAGTGATTCAGAACATAAATCAAGAGGGTTAGAAAAAATAACTTAAAAACCATTGCAAAAGCAATCTGAAATATAATTTGATAAGATGGAGAAAACTAGAGGGGTGACAGAAATGCAGAATTTAAAATTTGATCACATCATTCATTACATTAAACATATAGATGAATTCCAGTACCCAGGAGAAGTACTTAAAGTTGTTCCTGGCGGTTTGCATAACCGCTACGCTACCCACAACAAACTCGCTTATACTGATTTAGCATATATTGAAATCATAGGTGTAAGTGATGAGGAAAAATTAAAAAAAGTGATTAAAACCAATGAAGGTCGAGTATCATTCGTCTCAAAAATTGTGCAAGATAATTTTAAACAAGGCTTTAAAGCATTTGCCTTACGAACGGATAATATTGAAAAACTAAAAACAGAGCTTGAAGAAAAAGGTATAGATACAGTAGGTCCTATTCAAATGGGTCGTGAAAATAAAAGAGGCGAACAAACTTCTTGGCAGCTGCTTTATTTAAATCAGCCTCATGCTGATTTGAAACCGCCATTCTTTATTCAATGGTCGAAATCAGAAGAAGAAAGAGAAGAAGCATTGAAAAGTAAGTTTCAACCTGAGTTTGAAATAAAAGCCATTGAAGTTCAAACAACTGATAAAGACCAAGTTGTGAATCAATGGCGCGATTGGTTTGATATGGAAGTAAAAGCATCTGATGAAGATGTTTCAATTTTATCATTACCAAATGAAGAAATTGAATTTAGAATCCGTAAAGCCCGTAAAAATGGGTATGATATTGTGATTCAAGATAAGGAAACAGATGCACCTTACAATATAACAACACGTGGTGCAGAATATCATTTTGTGCCTTAATAAATATAGTGATACACTTCACTAGCAATAACAGAAACATGTATAAGGGCTACTACAAATAAACCAATTGAAAGTAGTAAGTCAGTTCTGGTTTTGCGGAGCAGCATTAGATAAAATGAAATAATTGTAGAAAAGCCTACAAAAATAACACGTAAACTCAGATAAGAAACACCTGGCTGTACACTTAATGTGATACAGATTGCGATGATATTTAAAATAATCATGACGATTAAAAATATATTTCTCATTCTTCTCACCTCTAAATCATTTGTAGTTTTGTTTTGATTTCGTGAGATTACGAAATGAAAGTTACTTACTTTCATTGTATAATAAGAATTACTGTAAGGAAAATAAAGGAGAGCGGATAGTATGGAAAAGATGAATATCACTAACCAAGAACATGATGCATTTGTCAAATCCCATCCAAACGGTGATTTGCTCCAATTAACACAATGGGCAGAAACCAAAAAATTAACTGGATGGTATTCAAAAAGAGTAGCTGTAGGTGAAAATGGAGAAATTAAAGGAGTGGCTCAGCTTTTATTTAAAAAAGTTCCTAAATTACCATATACCCTATGCTATGTATCAAGAGGATTTGTAGCAGACTACAATGACAAACCAGTCTTGGAGGCACTCCTTAAATATACAAAACAAGTTGCACAACAAGAACGTGCGTATGCTATTAAAATTGATCCAGATGTTGAAGTGGACAAAGCAGGGGATACTTTAAGTAACTTAAGACAATTAGGATTTGTGCATAAAGGCTTTAAAGAAGGTCTCTCTAAAGATTATATTCAACCACGTATGACAATGATTACTCCGATTGATCAAACAGATGAAGAATTAATTAAAAGTTTTGAACGCCGTAACCGTTCTAAAGTACGTTTAGCATTAAAACGCGGCACTAAAGTAGAACGTGCTGGTCGAGAACAGTTGGATATCTTTGCGAATTTAATGCGTATTACTGGAGAACGTGATGGTTTCTTAACACGTGATATCAGTTATTTCCAAAATGTATATGATGCTTTACATCCTGATGGAGATGCTGAGCTATTTTTAGTAAAACTAGAACCAGAACCTGTGTTAAAAGAAATTACAGGTGAAAACAAAGAAGTAGAAGCTGAAATTGAAAAATTAAAACAGAAAAAGCAAGATAAGAAAACTTTAAACAAAATTAAAGATGCAGAAGCTAAAATTGCACGTAACCAAAAATTAATTGCACAAATGGAAGAATTACGCAGTAAGCATCCAGATGGTATTTATTTATCAGGCGCGCTCTTAATGTTCTGCGGTAAAAAAGCTTATTATCTTTACGGTGCATCATCTAATGACTATCGTGATTTCTTGCCTAACCATCATATGCAATTTGAAATGATGCGTTATGCAAGAGAAAAAGGTGCTACCACTTATGATTTCGGTGGAACTGATAATGATCCGGATAAAGATTCTGAACACTATGGATTATGGGCTTTCAAAAAAACTTGGGGCACATATCTCAGTGAAAAAGTCGGTGAATTTGATTATGTCTTAAATAAACCGCTTTATTATATCATCGAACAAGTCAAACCTCGTCTTACAAAAGCAAAAATAAAAGCTTCTCGTAAAATTAAAGGTAAATAATAATACTAAGAGGTTCTGAATGGTTAAACTGTCATCTATTTAATGATGGCAGTTATTTTTAATGTTTAATTTAATTTTCTATATGAAATTAGATACAACTTATTATTTTTCATGTAAAATTAAAGCTAAGTAGTATGAGTGTGGGAGGAAAATAAATGATTAACCGCTTGTTGAAATTTTCACTTGGCAATAAGTTCGCCATCTTTTTGATGGTCGTCTTAGTCATTTTAGGCGGCGTCTATTCTAGTATGAAGATGCGTCTTGAAATGCTGCCGGATGTAGAGGAACCAATGATTTCAGTTAATACAGTTATGCCTGGTGCAACACCAGAAACTGTCCAGGATGAGATCAGTGATAAAATTGATAATCAAGTTCGCAGGATGGCTCATGTACATACTGTGAAATCACAATCGCTTGAAAATGTTTCAATGGTCCAAGTCAGTTATGATGATGGAACTGATATGGATAAAGCAGAAGAAGATCTGAAAAAAGAGATAGATAAACTTAAACTAGATGAGAATGCACAAGAACCAGAACTTACGCGTAATAGTATGAATGCATTTCCAGTTGTGGCGTATTCATTTTCAACAAAGCATGACGATTTAAAGAAAGCAACGAAAGACATCGAAACACAACTTGTTCCTAAACTTGAAACAATTGATGGTGTACAAAATGTTCAGTTGAACGGGCAGACAGAACGCCAAGCAGTTATTAAATTCAGCCAACGAAAATTACAAGAACGCGGTATGAGTGCAAGTGGTGTAGAAGATTATATTAAAGGTGCTTCTGGTAAAACACCGCTTGGTTTATTCCAATTCGGCAAGAAAGAAAAATCTATTGTCATTGATGGAGAATTTACTTCTGTCGATGCATTGAAAAACTTTGAAATTCCTGTGGATGCAGCTAAAGGAGACGAAGGACAATCTGGAAGCGGAAGTGAAACACGTCAAAATGGTCCAAGTTCAAGCAGCATGAGTGCTATGAGTCAAAGTAATCAATCACAAGGTTCAAGCAGCGGTGAAATTGTTAAATTAAAAGATATCGCTGATGTGAATGTGGGAGATGAACGTGAATCAATTTCTAGAACGAATGGTAAAGATGCGATTGATGTTCAAATTATAAAAGCACAAGATGCGAACACTGTACAAGTTAAAAAAGATACTGATCAAAAAATTAGACAGTTTATTAAAGAAAACAAGGGTATGACGTATACAAAAATCATGGATACAGCAAAACCTATCCAAGATTCAATCTATACAATGTTAGAAAAAGCAATCTTAGGGACTATTGTAGCAATTATTATTATCCTATTATTCTTACGTAATATACGTACTACAGCAATTTCAGTGGTTTCAATTCCGATGTCATTATTGATTGCGATGATTGCATTGAAATTGTCAGATGTTTCTTTGAATATCTTAACGTTAGGTGCTTTAACTGTGGCAATCGGACGTGTCATCGATGATTCAATTGTAGTCATTGAAAATATTTACCGACGAATGTCAGATAAAAATGAGCCGTTAAAAGGTAATCAATTAGTAATTAGCGCCACAGCAGAAGTATTTAAACCAATCATGTCTTCTACTTTAGTGACAATTATCGTTTTCTTACCACTCGTATTTGTGGCAGGTTCAGTAGGGGAGATGTTTAGACCATTTGCGCTTGCTATTACTTTCAGTTTGCTTGCATCATTATTGGTCTCTATCACAATTGTACCTGCACTTTCTTCAACATTTTTCAAAAATGGTATTAATGAAAAAAGAAAGAGATCACTTGGTGCAGTGGGTCGAGGTTATAAAAAGGTATTGAAATGGTCGTTGAATCATAAATGGATTGTCTTGATTTTGACGACATTGATTCTAATCGGCAGTATTGCACTCGGTGCTGCAAAAATTGGAACAAGTTATATTTCTACAGGCGAAGATAAGTATATGGCATTAACGTATAATCCTAAACCTGGAGAAACAAAAGAATCTGTTCTAAAAAATGCCGAACAAGTTCAAAAATACTTAAACAGTAAAGATAAAGTGAAGAAAGTACAATATTCATTGGGCGGCGCTTCACCTATGGATCCAACCGGCAGTACTAATAGTATGGCGGTTATGATTGAATATGATAAAAACACACCAAACTTCGAAGAAGAGCCTGATAAAGTATTAAAACATATAGCAACCTTCAAACAAGAGGGTGAATGGAAAAACTTAGATATGGGTACAGGTGCAGGTAATAATTCACTCGAAGTTAAAGTATCTGGTCCATCTGCAGATGCGATTAAAGGTACTGTGAAGAAAATTCAAAGTGATATGAAAGATACAAAAGGACTTGTGAATGTAAAATCTGACTTGTCGGAAGTTTATCAACAATACAGTGTAGATGTTGATCAAAACAAAGCAACGGAAAAAGGATTATCAGCAGGACAACTCGCGATGGGTCTTAACCAAAACATTCCAGAAGATACAATCACAACAATTAACGAAAAAGGGCATAAAGTCGATGTTAAAGTAGAAAAAGAAAAACAAACGAATTGGACAAAAGAAAAATTAAACAACTTAGAAATTCCATCACCAACTGGAAAAGTTAAACTTAAAGATATTGCGACGTTGAAAGAAACTAAAACGCCAAGTAAGTTGATTAAAGAAGACGGTGATTATACAACTACAGTTACTGGTACAATTAGCGATAAGGATGTCGGTGGTATTTCACAAAAAGTGATGTCTAAAGTGAATAAAATCCATAAGCCTGATAATGTGAAAATTAATTCAGGCGGTGCAACAGATGATATTCAAAAAGCATTGACTCAATTGTCTATGGCAATGGGTGCTGCAGTAATTATCGTTTATCTTGTATTAGTATTAACATTCAAAGGTGGCCTTGCACCATTTACCATTTTATTCTCCTTACCATATACAGTAATTGGTGTCGTATTAGCATTAGTAATTACAGGAGAAACACTTTCAGTTCCTAGTATGATTGGATTACTGATGTTAATAGGTATTGTTGTGACCAATGCCATAGTATTAGTAGATAGGGTCATTAACAATGAACGAGAGGGTATGGAAATGAAAGAAGCGTTGATTGAAGCAGGCGGCACGAGAATAAGACCAATCTTGATGACAGCTCTAGCAACAATCGGGGCATTAATACCTCTATTATTCGGTCAAGATAGCTCAATCTTGATTTCTAAAGGATTGGCAGCAACTGTAATTGGTGGATTGATTTCATCAACATTATTAACTTTAATTGTTGTTCCAGTTATCTATGAAATCTTATTTACTTTAAAAAATAAACTCGCACATTTGTTTAATAGAAAATAAAATTAGTAAAGCGTATCCGCAATGTAAGAAATTGTAGGATGCGCTTTTTTTATTCAATACAAAATAAAGTTTAATTTCTGGGTTAATAAAAATACACTTACAGAGAAAAAGCACTAAAATATTACACATCTATTCTTAATATTTAGAAAATTATAAAAAATAACTTCACATAAGTAAAACTTAGTTCTATAATGTGATGTATTCTTTATAGTGATTGGGGGTATCAGATGGAACTATTATTATACTTTTTAATTGTAATGATCTTTTTATTTTTAGGAGAATGGATTTCAAGTTTATCGAAAGCTTACATACCTTCCGTATTTGTGACAGCAGTATTATTTGTTATCGGATTTTGGACAATACTGCCTAAAGATATTGTGACAAAAGCGAATTTTGGACCGAATTTTGCTGCTGTCTGCGTACCTTTGCTTTTAGTCCACTTAGGTACTATGATGGATTTAAAACAACTGCTATCTCAATGGAAAGCAGTTGTAGTTGCGCTGGCTGGTACTTTGGGGACAATGATACTTACTTTATCAATAGGTACTTTTATATTTGATTGGCATACAGTTGTTGCTGCAGTACCTTCGTTAACAGGTGGTATCGTATCGGTAGCATTAATGAGTGATGGTTTAAAAACTGCAGGATTGACGACACTAGTTGCAATACCTGTAGCCATGTTTATTACTCATAGCGTAATAGGTTACCCTTTAACTTCATTCATGTTGAAGAAAGAAGGAGAAAGACTGCTGAAGCAACCAGATATTAAAAAGGATGAACAAAATAAGACTGATGATAGTTTAAAAGCAGTTGAGCAAAATAAGGAAAGAAAACCAATTATTAATGAAAAATATCAAACGGCTGCTTTCTTATTAGCGAAAACTGGAGCAGTAGCTTTGCTTGCAGTATTGATAGCTAAATTAACGAAAGATGTTATAAATTCTAATGTTATTGCTTTGATATTAGGCGTAATTTTTCATCAATTAGGATTTTTAGAAAAACAGATATTAGTAAAAGCCAAAGTATTCAATTGGTTGATGTATGGTTTGTTAGCCTATGTATTTTCTCAATTGAGTTCGACAACTCCTAAAGTTTTAAGTGGTATTTTAATTCAAATTATTGTATTGATAATTCTTGGAATAATTGGCATGTATATCACATCAGCAATACTTGCAAAACCATTTAAAATGAGTAGACCGATGGCATTTGCGACTTCTTTAACAGCGTTATTCGGCTTTCCGGCAGATTATATTGTTACAAATGAAGTAGTTTCAAATCTTACTAGTAATGAACAAGAGCGTAATTATTTGCTGGATAATATGTTACCTAAAATGTTAGTAGGCGGGTTTGCAACTGTATCAGTAGCTTCTATAATTATCACTACCATATTTATTAAATTATTGTAGATAAAGAAAGGGGATAAAAATGGTTAATATTTTATTTGAAAATGCAACATTATTTGATGGGGAAAAATTTGTACCTGATTCACAATTCGGTGTAGGTACAGAAAGTGGAAAAATTATAAGTACAAACAAAAATTTCGATGAAAAAATAAACTTGAAGAACAAGTATGTTGTACCAGGTTTGATTAATGCACATACACATATTGTGGCTGACCATACAGGGAAAATAAATCAGTTAGGATCATCTGATAATACAGCAGTTAAATCAACATACCTAGCACTTAAAAATTTAAATGATTTATTAAAAGATGGTGTTACATATATCAGAGATGTTGGATCTATCTTTGATATTGATATCGAATTATCTAAGTTAGAAAAAGTTGGTGAGCTAGTTGCACCAGGAATAATTGCCTCTGGCAGTCCGTTGACTATGACAGGTGGACATTTCAGTGAAGGAAGCTATGAGGTTGATGGAAAAGATGAAGTTAGAAAATATGCAAGAAAACTTTTGAAAAAAGGGGCAGACAATATCAAACTAATG
It encodes:
- a CDS encoding MarR family winged helix-turn-helix transcriptional regulator → MDVNQLFNSFTELYRPYIKRIQPILDKYDLHTAQFLVLKDIYLHEQTTLVQISKRRSIEKPSARKLLKVLIEQELLIITQGEDKREKLISLSDKGFRVYQEAMDDITAFQESVIDQAALNEKEINAAVQTFEKLKNIL
- a CDS encoding VOC family protein, whose translation is MQNLKFDHIIHYIKHIDEFQYPGEVLKVVPGGLHNRYATHNKLAYTDLAYIEIIGVSDEEKLKKVIKTNEGRVSFVSKIVQDNFKQGFKAFALRTDNIEKLKTELEEKGIDTVGPIQMGRENKRGEQTSWQLLYLNQPHADLKPPFFIQWSKSEEEREEALKSKFQPEFEIKAIEVQTTDKDQVVNQWRDWFDMEVKASDEDVSILSLPNEEIEFRIRKARKNGYDIVIQDKETDAPYNITTRGAEYHFVP
- a CDS encoding lipid II:glycine glycyltransferase FemX is translated as MEKMNITNQEHDAFVKSHPNGDLLQLTQWAETKKLTGWYSKRVAVGENGEIKGVAQLLFKKVPKLPYTLCYVSRGFVADYNDKPVLEALLKYTKQVAQQERAYAIKIDPDVEVDKAGDTLSNLRQLGFVHKGFKEGLSKDYIQPRMTMITPIDQTDEELIKSFERRNRSKVRLALKRGTKVERAGREQLDIFANLMRITGERDGFLTRDISYFQNVYDALHPDGDAELFLVKLEPEPVLKEITGENKEVEAEIEKLKQKKQDKKTLNKIKDAEAKIARNQKLIAQMEELRSKHPDGIYLSGALLMFCGKKAYYLYGASSNDYRDFLPNHHMQFEMMRYAREKGATTYDFGGTDNDPDKDSEHYGLWAFKKTWGTYLSEKVGEFDYVLNKPLYYIIEQVKPRLTKAKIKASRKIKGK
- a CDS encoding efflux RND transporter permease subunit; amino-acid sequence: MINRLLKFSLGNKFAIFLMVVLVILGGVYSSMKMRLEMLPDVEEPMISVNTVMPGATPETVQDEISDKIDNQVRRMAHVHTVKSQSLENVSMVQVSYDDGTDMDKAEEDLKKEIDKLKLDENAQEPELTRNSMNAFPVVAYSFSTKHDDLKKATKDIETQLVPKLETIDGVQNVQLNGQTERQAVIKFSQRKLQERGMSASGVEDYIKGASGKTPLGLFQFGKKEKSIVIDGEFTSVDALKNFEIPVDAAKGDEGQSGSGSETRQNGPSSSSMSAMSQSNQSQGSSSGEIVKLKDIADVNVGDERESISRTNGKDAIDVQIIKAQDANTVQVKKDTDQKIRQFIKENKGMTYTKIMDTAKPIQDSIYTMLEKAILGTIVAIIIILLFLRNIRTTAISVVSIPMSLLIAMIALKLSDVSLNILTLGALTVAIGRVIDDSIVVIENIYRRMSDKNEPLKGNQLVISATAEVFKPIMSSTLVTIIVFLPLVFVAGSVGEMFRPFALAITFSLLASLLVSITIVPALSSTFFKNGINEKRKRSLGAVGRGYKKVLKWSLNHKWIVLILTTLILIGSIALGAAKIGTSYISTGEDKYMALTYNPKPGETKESVLKNAEQVQKYLNSKDKVKKVQYSLGGASPMDPTGSTNSMAVMIEYDKNTPNFEEEPDKVLKHIATFKQEGEWKNLDMGTGAGNNSLEVKVSGPSADAIKGTVKKIQSDMKDTKGLVNVKSDLSEVYQQYSVDVDQNKATEKGLSAGQLAMGLNQNIPEDTITTINEKGHKVDVKVEKEKQTNWTKEKLNNLEIPSPTGKVKLKDIATLKETKTPSKLIKEDGDYTTTVTGTISDKDVGGISQKVMSKVNKIHKPDNVKINSGGATDDIQKALTQLSMAMGAAVIIVYLVLVLTFKGGLAPFTILFSLPYTVIGVVLALVITGETLSVPSMIGLLMLIGIVVTNAIVLVDRVINNEREGMEMKEALIEAGGTRIRPILMTALATIGALIPLLFGQDSSILISKGLAATVIGGLISSTLLTLIVVPVIYEILFTLKNKLAHLFNRK